The Deltaproteobacteria bacterium sequence CCCAGTGCATCATACAAACTGGGGGGCGCTTGGCACCCTGCAGCACTTGCCTCAAACTTGCTTCCAAAGGATAAATATGGTCTGATAGATTGGGCAAAGGCTGTGAGAGAGAATGCCCTTACACCAAGACACTCATTAGACCCTGATGCCGAGGATATTCCATCTTTTGATTTTAATATTTTGATAGAGACTAAAAGCAATTTTGTAAAAGATGTTGTCTTTCCCCATTATATCCATACATGGTGGCTAAAGTGTGAAATCTGTCATCCAAAGATATTTATCCCTGTGAGGGGGGCAAACAACATAACAATGGTAGGCATGATTGTTGACAACAAATTTTGCGGCAGATGTCATGGCAAGATAGCATTTCCATTTACTGATTGTAATAGATGTCATACATCGCCCAAAAAGCCTCAGACGGTATCAAAATAAAGCGATATGGGGTATGCACTTGACAGCACATACCCCAAGCGCTTGTGTTTTTGAATTAGCCTTCCCGGACGCCTTTTATTAGACATGCATAGGGAACAGGTTCCACTGCCACAGACTGTTGCGCTAACCGCAAAAAAAAGCTTACCGCGGTGGGCTGATGTCCTTCGGTTAAACCGAAGGATAAACCCATCAAGAAGCTCTGTCAAGATGTTAGTGACTAAGTGCATCATGCCTGCTTGAGGTTTTCTCTCCCTGCTTATTTCTATACCTTCCTCCTCTATTAGTTTCTCGGTAAAATAGGAATCGTTATATCTTTTGTATTCCCTCTTTGCCAACTCTATAATCTTTGTGGATACTTGAGTATCCAACCGCATGGAAGATAATGTTGCAGTTATACCCAGACAGAGTTACTTTGCTGCCACAAATGTATTTATTATAATTGAAAAATGGCTGCACGGTGTGTTATAAATGCGGAAAATTGAGATGAGGAGGCATTCAGTTGGCAGATAATCTTGGAAATTGGAAAAGGAGTTGCTACTGCGGCGACTTAACCATCAAAGAGATAGGCAGTGAGGTTACACTCATGGGATGGGTGCAGAAAAGACGCGACCACGGCGGTTTGATATTTGTGGACTTAAGAGACAGAGAGGGGCTGACGCAGGTGGTTTTCAATCCTGAGGTAAATAAATCAGTGCATGAAAATGCCCATCATATCAGGGCAGAATTTGTCATCGCAGTAAAAGGCATTGTTTCAAAAAGACCTGCTGGCACGGAAAATCCGGCATTAAAAACAGGAGAAATAGAGGTTCTTGTAAAGGAACTGAAGATACTGAATGAATCGGCAACCCCGCCGTTTTTAATAGAAGATGATACAGATGTGGCAGAGGGTGTCAGGCTTAAATACCGCTATCTTGATTTGAGAAGGCCGGCTCTGCAGAAAAATCTTATTTTGAGGCACAAGGTTTGCAAGGATGTAAGAGATTACCTCTGCGAAAGACATTTTCTTGAGATAGAGACGCCCGTCCTTACCAAAAGCACACCGGAAGGGGCGAGGGACTATCTTGTGCCGAGCAGAATGAGTCCAGGGCATTTCTTTGCATTGCCGCAATCGCCGCAGTTATTTAAGCAAATTCTCATGATTTCCGGTTTTGACAGATATTTTCAGATTGTCCGGTGTTTTAGAGATGAAGACCTGCGGTCTGACAGACAGCCTGAGTTTACTCAGATAGACGCTGAGATGAGTTTTGTGGACAGGGAAGATGTGATGGGGCTTATGGAAGGGCTTATTGCGGAGATATTTAAAAATAGTTTGGGCATAGAACTTAAATTGCCGTTTCCAAGGCTTACCTATGCGGATGCAGTGGGAAGATATGGTCTTGACAACCCGGACGATAGATTCGGTCTGGAGCTAAAAGAAATTACAGGTATTGTAAAAGATTCCGGCTTTAAGGTTTTTGCAGATGTTGCTAAAAAAGGCGGCATAGTCAAGGCGCTTAATGCAGCAGGCTGTGCAGAATTTTCCAGAAAGGAATTGGATGAACTTACAGCAATTGCCAATTCCTACGGCGCAAAAGGGCTCGCATGGGTAAAGATAACTTCAGAGGGATGGCAGTCTCCCATAGCAAAGTTTCTTACAGATGATGAAAAAGAAAACATATCAAAAGCCCTTGATGCAAAGGCAGGAGACCTTCTTTTATTCGTTGCGGATATTCCGCGGATAGCAAATACAGCCCTTGGAAGGGTAAGATTAGAGCTTGGTAAAAGGCTTAATCTCATTCCAAAGGATAGATTTAACCTTGTATGGGTTACTGACTTTCCGCTTTTGGAATTTGATGAAGAGGAAAAGAGATTTGTCGCAGTTCATCACCCGTTCACAGCGCCGATGGATGAAGATATAGACAAATTAGATAGCGCGCCGCTTGAGGTCAGAGCAAAGGCTTACGATCTGGTGTTGAATGGAACAGAGATAGGCGGCGGGAGCATAAGGATTCACAGACAGGATATTCAGACAACGATATTTAAAAAACTTGGCATAAATGAAGGAGATGCAAGGCAGAAATTCGGATTTTTACTGGATGCCCTTTCATTCGGCGCGCCGCCGCACGGCGGCATTGCATTTGGTCTGGACAGGCTTGTGGCAATCCTTTGCGGCGCAGAGTCAATAAGGGATGTGATTGCATTTCCAAAGACACAGAAGGCGACATGTCTTATGACAGATGCGCCATCGCCTGTAGATAAGAAGCAGTTGGATGAGCTGTTTTTAAGGGTTAAGGTTCAGCAAAAAGAAGGTTGAGAGATGTAATGGGTCGCTGGTTACGCAGTGACAGCCCGTTTCTTTAGGACAACAGAATATTGTTCCCAAATATCAGACGGAATCAATTGCATAGGCGGCTAACATGCAGGGACTATTATTCAATTATGCATATTATAGTAAGCGCTAAAAATAAATAGACATCGTAGCTCAAGGCTTTAGCCTTGAAAGTCTTGAGAAACCTCAAACCTGAAGGTTTGAGCTACAGAAGAATGTCAACTTATTTATGCCGTTCACTATAGTCCATCAGAAAGGGTAATAAAATTCATCAGATAACGTCAAGCCATTTTCCATTGACAGCATAATTAAATTTTTGCTAATTTAACAAAGGCCGTTCAGATAATAACTGGTTAGCCTATCGATTACAGCGTATAGAGACAAGACTTAAGAGAATAGAACAGACCATGGGATGTGACTGCGTTAATTATCTTCCACCGGGAATCAAATTAGAGGACGTTGCTGAATTCTTAAGCATACTAGGTTACCCTCTAGGAAACTTCGCCACCTTTGAAGGGATGCCTATCTACGGGTGCAACTTTTATAAGGACGAAGACTATAAATACTTTACTGGCGTCGAAGTTCTTGCCTACCTAAAGGATGGCACTATTCATGTTGAAACTCGAACCTCAATTTGGCGAACTAAATGGGACTCGGACTTCCATAACTTCACCGTGAAACAATTGCAGAAGCGCTTTGGAGGCACCTTTATTTCAGATTTTGGAAAAAGCCGCTTCCTGCGCTACGACGGGCAGGTACGTATAGCGGCTGAGGCGGGTTGCTATTTTGCCTTCTTCCATCTATCAAATGACTTTTCGAGTGCTCACTCATATTTGGAGTTTTTGAAAGAGGCGAAGAATCATGTGAAAACGCCGAGTTTCCCAAAGCAGCTATTGGAAGCTGTGCATCGCACGGATCCCATAATAATATCAACCAATCTTTTTCTACCTTTTCTTGTCTCTGTATTAGAAGAATACTTTAAGTCAACATATATTGCTTTACTGAGATATTCGCCACGGAAATCAACCGTAATCAAGTCTGCAAGAATCCCGGCAGAAGAACTCACTAGCGTTAGCAACGAGGAGCAGTCTATGGAAGAGGCAATAACGAAATCAATGTCCTTTCAAAACATCGGGAAGGTTTGCACCTACTTCAAAGAACTCGACAGCAAACTCGATTTATATGGAACTCTCAAGAAGCCATATAAAAGACGTAGAGAATCAATGTTTGATACTTTTGATCGCATTCTGCATCAGAGGCATGAGTTTATTCACCGAAGCAAGATGAATCCGAATTATACAATTGAAATGGCATTTAAGGACTTAGAGACTGTCCGCGCAGCAGTAACGCGAGTATATAAATATCTTATTAGTACATACAAGTGGCAACCTTGGCCGATGTAATGCAAATCCGCCTAACAAGGCGCTCCAGTTGGTAGATACCGTTTTCCCTGTCAAGCAAAATTTACCTTATTTGCATGATAATTTGGATTAAAGGAAGAAATAAAGGGGACGGTTCTATTTAAATCAGGAAATTAGCACATGAGCACATGAATATAAGAACGCCTAACAAATCACTCCAGGGGGAAAATGAGGGACTTCCCAGATATTAGGAGAGTAATACCGAATAAAACAATACAGGAAGTACCACCCGATTTAATCAATTTGATGAGTTCCTGTTGTAAAATTGCATCCGAGAATTATTTCTTGACAGAAATTAAGCTGTGATATAATCACATTGGAGGTAAACATGAATATATCAATAGATCAGATGACAACGGCAGAAAAGATTCGTACAATGGAGGATATATGGGATGACTTGTGTCACCATGCCGGCGAAATACCATCCCAATCATGGCATCGTGAAGTCCTTTCACAGCGGGAAGAATCTCTATCAAAAGGCACCGAAACATTTACGAATTGGGAAATAGCTAAGAAAAGAATCCGTGAAAAGTTATGAAAATCAGGATTCTTGACTCTGCATCCCAAGACTTGATAAAAGGGTTTAGTTTCTACGAGAAACAGGAGGGAGGTCTTGGCAACTATTTCATAGACTCCCTCTTTTCCGATATTGATTCCTTGCAGGTATATGCTGGCATACATCCCATACATTTCGGATATTATCGCATGCTCTCCAAACGATTCCCGTTTGCCATTTATTATAGAATAATGAATCTTGACGTTTCGGTATATGCAGTGCTTGATTGCCGCAGAAATCCTGCATGGACAAGGGAACGTCTGAATAAAATCTAATAGGTGCTTGCCTAATAAGGAAATCCAACCGACCGTAAAAACTGCGCCGGTTATTTCTATGTTATCCAGGCAGCCCCTCTTTTATCGCTGCTGCAAGAAGAGGCACCATTATCTCGTGATGCCCTGTTAAAATATATCCTTTGCCGCCATTTTTTGTCGGCCTTCTGACAACATTTGTCAAAGGTCTGTAGCGCTGGATAAAATCCATATTTACTGTTGTCAGCTTTTCAACCTTATGCCCAAGATTTCTCACCAATGTCAATGCCTTTAAAAAAATCTCCGGCAGAAGCACGGCAGAGCCGATATTCAAATAAACCCCTTCTTCAAGATTTGCCACAACACCTGCAAATAATTTGAAGTCCCGATTACTGCCTTCTCCTGTTGCTC is a genomic window containing:
- the aspS gene encoding aspartate--tRNA ligase, coding for MADNLGNWKRSCYCGDLTIKEIGSEVTLMGWVQKRRDHGGLIFVDLRDREGLTQVVFNPEVNKSVHENAHHIRAEFVIAVKGIVSKRPAGTENPALKTGEIEVLVKELKILNESATPPFLIEDDTDVAEGVRLKYRYLDLRRPALQKNLILRHKVCKDVRDYLCERHFLEIETPVLTKSTPEGARDYLVPSRMSPGHFFALPQSPQLFKQILMISGFDRYFQIVRCFRDEDLRSDRQPEFTQIDAEMSFVDREDVMGLMEGLIAEIFKNSLGIELKLPFPRLTYADAVGRYGLDNPDDRFGLELKEITGIVKDSGFKVFADVAKKGGIVKALNAAGCAEFSRKELDELTAIANSYGAKGLAWVKITSEGWQSPIAKFLTDDEKENISKALDAKAGDLLLFVADIPRIANTALGRVRLELGKRLNLIPKDRFNLVWVTDFPLLEFDEEEKRFVAVHHPFTAPMDEDIDKLDSAPLEVRAKAYDLVLNGTEIGGGSIRIHRQDIQTTIFKKLGINEGDARQKFGFLLDALSFGAPPHGGIAFGLDRLVAILCGAESIRDVIAFPKTQKATCLMTDAPSPVDKKQLDELFLRVKVQQKEG
- a CDS encoding addiction module protein — its product is MNISIDQMTTAEKIRTMEDIWDDLCHHAGEIPSQSWHREVLSQREESLSKGTETFTNWEIAKKRIREKL
- a CDS encoding cytochrome c3 family protein; translation: MDTKGNLAGTGDPKKSGSPSASYKLGGAWHPAALASNLLPKDKYGLIDWAKAVRENALTPRHSLDPDAEDIPSFDFNILIETKSNFVKDVVFPHYIHTWWLKCEICHPKIFIPVRGANNITMVGMIVDNKFCGRCHGKIAFPFTDCNRCHTSPKKPQTVSK
- a CDS encoding type II toxin-antitoxin system RelE/ParE family toxin, which codes for MKIRILDSASQDLIKGFSFYEKQEGGLGNYFIDSLFSDIDSLQVYAGIHPIHFGYYRMLSKRFPFAIYYRIMNLDVSVYAVLDCRRNPAWTRERLNKI